In the Rattus rattus isolate New Zealand chromosome 18, Rrattus_CSIRO_v1, whole genome shotgun sequence genome, one interval contains:
- the Ehmt2 gene encoding histone-lysine N-methyltransferase EHMT2 isoform X1 yields MRGLPRGRGLMRARGRGRAAPTGGRGRGRGGAHRGRGRPRSLLSLPRAQASWAPQLPAGLTGPPVPCLPSQGEAPAEMGALLLEKEPRGAAERVHGSLGDTSHSEETLPKANPDSLEPTGPSSPASVTVTVGDEGADTPVGATPLIGEEPENLEGDGGRILLGHATKSFPSSPSKGGACPSRAKMSMTGAGKSPPSVQSLAMRLLSMPGAQGAATAGPEPPPATTAGQEGQPKVHRARKTMSKPSNGQPPVPEKRPPEVQHFRMSDDMHLGKVTSDVAKRRKLTSGSLSEDLGSAGGSGEVILEKGEPRPLEEWETVVGDDFSLYYDAYSVDERVDSDSKSEVEALAEQLSEEEEEEEEEEEEEEEEEEEEEEEEEDEESGNQSDRSGSSGRRKAKKKWRKDSPWVKPSRKRRKREPPRAKEPRGVNGVGSSGPSEYMEVPLGSLELPSEGTLSPNHAGVSNDTSSLETERGFEELPLCSCRMEAPKIDRISERAGHKCMATESVDGELLGCNAAILKRETMRPSSRVALMVLCEAHRARMVKHHCCPGCGYFCTAGTFLECHPDFRVAHRFHKACVSQLNGMVFCPHCGEDASEAQEVTIPRGDGGTPPVGTVAPAPPPLAHDAPGRADTSQPSARMRGHGEPRRPPCDPLADTIDSSGPSLTLPNGGCLSAVGLPPGPGREALEKALVIQESESLPSPPPSPGRRKKLRFHPRQLYLSVKQGELQKVILMLLDNLDPNFQSDQQSKRTPLHAAAQKGSVEICHVLLQAGANINAVDKQQRTPLMEAVVNNHLEVARYMVQLGGCVYSKEEDGSTCLHHAAKIGNLEMVSLLLSTGQVDVNAQDSGGWTPIIWAAEHKHIDVIRMLLTRGADVTLTDNEENICLHWASFTGSAAIAEVLLNAQCDLHAVNYHGDTPLHIAARESYHDCVLLFLSRGANPELRNKEGDTAWDLTPERSDVWFALQLNRKLRLGVGNRAVRTEKIICRDVARGYENVPIPCVNGVDGEPCPEDYKYISENCETSTMNIDRNITHLQHCTCVDDCSSSNCLCGQLSIRCWYDKDGRLLQEFNKIEPPLIFECNQACSCWRSCKNRVVQSGIKVRLQLYRTAKMGWGVRALQTIPQGTFICEYVGELISDAEADVREDDSYLFDLDNKDGEVYCIDARYYGNISRFINHLCDPNIIPVRVFMLHQDLRFPRIAFFSSRDIRTGEELGFDYGDRFWDIKSKYFTCQCGSEKCKHSAEAIALEQSRLARLDPHPELLPDLSSLPPINT; encoded by the exons ATGCGGGGTCTGCCGAGAGGGAGGGGGCTGATGCGGGCCCGGGGGCGGGGGCGTGCGGCCCCCACGGGCGGCCGCGGCCGGGGTCGCGGGGGCGCCCACCGTGGACGAGGTAGGCCCCGAAGCCTGCTCTCGCTGCCCAGGGCCCAGGCGTCTTGGGCCCCCCAGCTGCCTGCCGGGCTGACCGGTCCTCCGGTCCCTTGTCTCCCCTCCCAGGGGGAGGCCCCCGCTGAGATGGGGGCGctgctgctggagaaggagccccGAGGAGCCGCCGAGAGAG TTCATGGCTCTTTGGGGGACACCTCTCATAGTGAGGAGACCCTTCCCAAGGCCAATCCGGACTCCTTGGAGCCTACCGGCCCCTCCTCTCCGGCCTCTGTCACTGTCACCGTCGGCGATGAGGGGGCTGACACCCCTGTCGGGGCCACACCGCTCATCGGGGAGGAACCCGAGAACCTGGAGGGAGATGGGGGTCGAATCCTGCTGG GCCATGCCACAAAGtcattcccctcttcccccagcaAGGGGGGTGCCTGTCCCAGTCGGGCCAAAATGTCAATGACAGGGGCAGGAAAGTCGCCCCCCTCGGTCCAGAGTTTGGCCATGAGGCTGTTGAGCATGCCTGGGGCCCAGGGAGCTGCAACTGCTGGGCCTGAGCCCCCTCCGGCAACAACTGCGGGCCAGGAGGGGCAGCCCAAAGTACACCGAGCTCGGAAAACCATGTCCAAACCTAGCAACGGACAG CCTCCAGTCCCTGAGAAGCGGCCCCCTGAAGTCCAGCATTTCCGCATGAGTGACGACATGCATCTGGGAAAGGTGACTTCAG ATGTGGCCAAACGGAGGAAGTTGACCTCGGGCAGCCTG TCAGAGGACTTGGGCTCTGCTGGGGGCTCAGGAGAAGTGATCCTGGAGAAGGGAGAGCCCAGGCCTCTGGAGGAGTGGGAGACGGTGGTGGGCGATGACTTCAGCCTGTACTATGACGCGTACTCTGTGGATGAGCGGGTGGACTCTGACAGCaag tctgAAGTCGAAGCTCTAGCTGAACAGTTgagtgaagaggaggaagaggaagaggaggaagaagaggaggaggaggaagaagaggaggaggaagaggaggaggaggaggatgaggagtcgGGCAATCAGTCAGACAGG agtgGCTCTAGCGGCCGACGCAAGGCCAAGAAGAAATGGCGGAAAGACAGCCCATGGGTGAAGCCATCCAGGAAACGGCGGAAGCGAGAGCCTCCGAGGGCCAAGGAGCCCAGAG gAGTGAATGGTGTGGGTTCCTCAGGGCCCAGTGAGTACATGGAGGTTCCTCTGGGGTCCCTGGAGCTGCCCAGCGAGGGGACCCTCTCCCCCAACCACGCTG GGGTCTCCAATGACACGTCTTCGCTGGAGACGGAGCGTGGGTTTGAGGAGCTGCCCCTCTGCAGCTGCCGCATGGAGGCGCCCAAGATTGACCGCATCAGCGAGAGAGCAGGACACAAGTGTATGGCCACCGAAAGTGTGGACGGAGAG CTGCTGGGTTGCAATGCCGCCATCTTGAAGCGGGAGACCATGCGGCCGTCTAGCCGTGTGGCGCTGATGGTACTGTGTGAGGCCCATCGAGCCCGCATGGTCAAGCACCATTGCTGCCCAGGCTGTGGCTACTTCTGCACGGCG GGCACCTTCCTGGAGTGTCACCCCGACTTCCGTGTAGCTCACCGCTTCCATAAGGCCTGCGTGTCCCAGCTCAATGGGATGGTTTTCTGTCCCCACTGTGGGGAGGACGCCTCAGAGGCCCAGGAGGTGACCATCCCTCGGGGCGATGGGGGAACACCCCCGGTTGGCACTGTGGCGCCTGCCCCGCCACCCCTGGCACACGACGCCCCAGGGCGAGCGGATACCTCCCAGCCCAG TGCCCGAATGCGAGGACACGGAGAGCCAAGGCGCCCACCCTGTGATCCCCTGGCCGACACCATTGACAGCTCGGGGCCTTCTCTGACTCTGCCTAATGGCGGCTGCCTCTCAGCTGTGGGTCTGCCCCCAGGGCCAGGCCGGGAAGCCCTGGAAAAAGCCTTGGTCATCCAGGAGTCCGAGAG CCTACCTTCTCCCCCTCCGTCCCCgggcaggaggaagaagctgcGGTTCCACCCGCGGCAGCTCTACCTATCGGTGAAGCAGGGGGAGCTGCAGAAGGTGATCCTCATGCTGC TCGACAACCTGGACCCCAACTTCCAGAGCGACCAGCAGAGCAAGCGCACGCCCCTGCACGCAGCCGCCCAGAAGGGGTCCGTGGAGATCTGTCACGTGCTGCTGCAG GCAGGAGCCAACATCAACGCCGTGGATAAGCAGCAGCGCACCCCGCTGATGGAGGCCGTGGTGAACAACCACCTGGAGGTGGCTCGCTACATGGTGCAGCTGGGCGGCTGTGTGTACAGCAAG GAAGAGGATGGCTCCACCTGTCTCCATCATGCGGCCAAAATTGGGAACTTGGAAATGGTCAGCCTGCTACTGAGCACGGGGCAGGTGGACGTCAATGCCCAG GACAGTGGGGGCTGGACACCCATCATCTGGGCGGCCGAGCACAAGCACATCGACGTGATCCGTATGCTGCTGACCCGGGGCGCCGACGTCACCCTTACCGACAAC GAGGAAAACATCTGCCTGCACTGGGCCTCCTTCACGGGTAGTGCCGCTATCGCCGAGGTCCTCCTGAATGCCCAGTGCGACCTTCATGCTGTCAACTACCATGGGGACACGCCCCTGCACATAGCCGCCAGGGAGAGCTACCATGACTGCGTTCT GTTGTTCCTGTCCCGTGGAGCCAACCCTGAGCTTCGGAACAAAGAAGGGGACACGGCGTGGGATCTGACCCCAGAGCGCTCCGATGTGTGGTTTGCACTGCAGCTCAATCGCAAGCTTAGGCTCGGGGTAGGGAACCGGGCTGTCCGCACCGAGAAGATCATCTGCCG GGATGTAGCCCGAGGCTATGAGAATGTGCCCATTCCCTGTGTCAATGGCGTGGATGGGGAGCCATGCCCAGAGGACTATAAGTACATCTCCGAGAACTGTGAGACGTCCACCATGAACATCGACCGAAACATCACCCACCTGCAG CACTGCACGTGTGTTGACGACTGCTCCAGCTCCAACTGCCTGTGTGGCCAGCTCAGCATCCGATGCTGGTATGACAAG GACGGGCGGCTGCTCCAGGAGTTTAACAAGATCGAGCCCCCCCTGATCTTTGAGTGTAACCAGGCATGCTCCTGCTGGAGAAGCTGCAAGAACCGCGTGGTGCAGAGCGGCATCAA gGTGCGGCTGCAGCTCTACCGGACGGCCAAGATGGGCTGGGGGGTCCGTGCCTTGCAGACCATTCCCCAGGGCACGTTCATCTGCGA GTACGTCGGGGAGCTGATCTCCGACGCCGAGGCAGACGTGAGAGAGGATGATTCTTACCTCTTCGACTTAGACAACAAG GATGGTGAGGTCTACTGCATTGATGCCCGTTACTATGGAAACATCAGCCGCTTCATTAACCACCTGTGCGACCCCAACATCATCCCCGTTCGGGTCTTCATGCTGCATCAAGACCTACGGTTCCCTCGCATTGCCTTCTTCAGCTCCAGGGACATCCGGACCGGGGAGGAGCTGGG GTTTGACTATGGCGACCGGTTCTGGGATATCAAGAGCAAGTATTTCACCTGCCAGTGTGGCTCTGAGAAGTGCAAGCATTCAGCCGAGGCCATCGCCCTGGAGCAGAGCCGCCTGGCCCGTCTGGACCCCCACCCGGAGCTGCTCCCTGACCTCAGCTCCCTGCCCCCCATCAACACCTGA
- the Ehmt2 gene encoding histone-lysine N-methyltransferase EHMT2 isoform X2 produces MRGLPRGRGLMRARGRGRAAPTGGRGRGRGGAHRGRGRPRSLLSLPRAQASWAPQLPAGLTGPPVPCLPSQGEAPAEMGALLLEKEPRGAAERVHGSLGDTSHSEETLPKANPDSLEPTGPSSPASVTVTVGDEGADTPVGATPLIGEEPENLEGDGGRILLGHATKSFPSSPSKGGACPSRAKMSMTGAGKSPPSVQSLAMRLLSMPGAQGAATAGPEPPPATTAGQEGQPKVHRARKTMSKPSNGQPPVPEKRPPEVQHFRMSDDMHLGKVTSDVAKRRKLTSGSLSEDLGSAGGSGEVILEKGEPRPLEEWETVVGDDFSLYYDAYSVDERVDSDSKSEVEALAEQLSEEEEEEEEEEEEEEEEEEEEEEEEEDEESGNQSDRSGSSGRRKAKKKWRKDSPWVKPSRKRRKREPPRAKEPRGVNGVGSSGPSEYMEVPLGSLELPSEGTLSPNHAGVSNDTSSLETERGFEELPLCSCRMEAPKIDRISERAGHKCMATESVDGELLGCNAAILKRETMRPSSRVALMVLCEAHRARMVKHHCCPGCGYFCTAGTFLECHPDFRVAHRFHKACVSQLNGMVFCPHCGEDASEAQEVTIPRGDGGTPPVGTVAPAPPPLAHDAPGRADTSQPSARMRGHGEPRRPPCDPLADTIDSSGPSLTLPNGGCLSAVGLPPGPGREALEKALVIQESERRKKLRFHPRQLYLSVKQGELQKVILMLLDNLDPNFQSDQQSKRTPLHAAAQKGSVEICHVLLQAGANINAVDKQQRTPLMEAVVNNHLEVARYMVQLGGCVYSKEEDGSTCLHHAAKIGNLEMVSLLLSTGQVDVNAQDSGGWTPIIWAAEHKHIDVIRMLLTRGADVTLTDNEENICLHWASFTGSAAIAEVLLNAQCDLHAVNYHGDTPLHIAARESYHDCVLLFLSRGANPELRNKEGDTAWDLTPERSDVWFALQLNRKLRLGVGNRAVRTEKIICRDVARGYENVPIPCVNGVDGEPCPEDYKYISENCETSTMNIDRNITHLQHCTCVDDCSSSNCLCGQLSIRCWYDKDGRLLQEFNKIEPPLIFECNQACSCWRSCKNRVVQSGIKVRLQLYRTAKMGWGVRALQTIPQGTFICEYVGELISDAEADVREDDSYLFDLDNKDGEVYCIDARYYGNISRFINHLCDPNIIPVRVFMLHQDLRFPRIAFFSSRDIRTGEELGFDYGDRFWDIKSKYFTCQCGSEKCKHSAEAIALEQSRLARLDPHPELLPDLSSLPPINT; encoded by the exons ATGCGGGGTCTGCCGAGAGGGAGGGGGCTGATGCGGGCCCGGGGGCGGGGGCGTGCGGCCCCCACGGGCGGCCGCGGCCGGGGTCGCGGGGGCGCCCACCGTGGACGAGGTAGGCCCCGAAGCCTGCTCTCGCTGCCCAGGGCCCAGGCGTCTTGGGCCCCCCAGCTGCCTGCCGGGCTGACCGGTCCTCCGGTCCCTTGTCTCCCCTCCCAGGGGGAGGCCCCCGCTGAGATGGGGGCGctgctgctggagaaggagccccGAGGAGCCGCCGAGAGAG TTCATGGCTCTTTGGGGGACACCTCTCATAGTGAGGAGACCCTTCCCAAGGCCAATCCGGACTCCTTGGAGCCTACCGGCCCCTCCTCTCCGGCCTCTGTCACTGTCACCGTCGGCGATGAGGGGGCTGACACCCCTGTCGGGGCCACACCGCTCATCGGGGAGGAACCCGAGAACCTGGAGGGAGATGGGGGTCGAATCCTGCTGG GCCATGCCACAAAGtcattcccctcttcccccagcaAGGGGGGTGCCTGTCCCAGTCGGGCCAAAATGTCAATGACAGGGGCAGGAAAGTCGCCCCCCTCGGTCCAGAGTTTGGCCATGAGGCTGTTGAGCATGCCTGGGGCCCAGGGAGCTGCAACTGCTGGGCCTGAGCCCCCTCCGGCAACAACTGCGGGCCAGGAGGGGCAGCCCAAAGTACACCGAGCTCGGAAAACCATGTCCAAACCTAGCAACGGACAG CCTCCAGTCCCTGAGAAGCGGCCCCCTGAAGTCCAGCATTTCCGCATGAGTGACGACATGCATCTGGGAAAGGTGACTTCAG ATGTGGCCAAACGGAGGAAGTTGACCTCGGGCAGCCTG TCAGAGGACTTGGGCTCTGCTGGGGGCTCAGGAGAAGTGATCCTGGAGAAGGGAGAGCCCAGGCCTCTGGAGGAGTGGGAGACGGTGGTGGGCGATGACTTCAGCCTGTACTATGACGCGTACTCTGTGGATGAGCGGGTGGACTCTGACAGCaag tctgAAGTCGAAGCTCTAGCTGAACAGTTgagtgaagaggaggaagaggaagaggaggaagaagaggaggaggaggaagaagaggaggaggaagaggaggaggaggaggatgaggagtcgGGCAATCAGTCAGACAGG agtgGCTCTAGCGGCCGACGCAAGGCCAAGAAGAAATGGCGGAAAGACAGCCCATGGGTGAAGCCATCCAGGAAACGGCGGAAGCGAGAGCCTCCGAGGGCCAAGGAGCCCAGAG gAGTGAATGGTGTGGGTTCCTCAGGGCCCAGTGAGTACATGGAGGTTCCTCTGGGGTCCCTGGAGCTGCCCAGCGAGGGGACCCTCTCCCCCAACCACGCTG GGGTCTCCAATGACACGTCTTCGCTGGAGACGGAGCGTGGGTTTGAGGAGCTGCCCCTCTGCAGCTGCCGCATGGAGGCGCCCAAGATTGACCGCATCAGCGAGAGAGCAGGACACAAGTGTATGGCCACCGAAAGTGTGGACGGAGAG CTGCTGGGTTGCAATGCCGCCATCTTGAAGCGGGAGACCATGCGGCCGTCTAGCCGTGTGGCGCTGATGGTACTGTGTGAGGCCCATCGAGCCCGCATGGTCAAGCACCATTGCTGCCCAGGCTGTGGCTACTTCTGCACGGCG GGCACCTTCCTGGAGTGTCACCCCGACTTCCGTGTAGCTCACCGCTTCCATAAGGCCTGCGTGTCCCAGCTCAATGGGATGGTTTTCTGTCCCCACTGTGGGGAGGACGCCTCAGAGGCCCAGGAGGTGACCATCCCTCGGGGCGATGGGGGAACACCCCCGGTTGGCACTGTGGCGCCTGCCCCGCCACCCCTGGCACACGACGCCCCAGGGCGAGCGGATACCTCCCAGCCCAG TGCCCGAATGCGAGGACACGGAGAGCCAAGGCGCCCACCCTGTGATCCCCTGGCCGACACCATTGACAGCTCGGGGCCTTCTCTGACTCTGCCTAATGGCGGCTGCCTCTCAGCTGTGGGTCTGCCCCCAGGGCCAGGCCGGGAAGCCCTGGAAAAAGCCTTGGTCATCCAGGAGTCCGAGAG gaggaagaagctgcGGTTCCACCCGCGGCAGCTCTACCTATCGGTGAAGCAGGGGGAGCTGCAGAAGGTGATCCTCATGCTGC TCGACAACCTGGACCCCAACTTCCAGAGCGACCAGCAGAGCAAGCGCACGCCCCTGCACGCAGCCGCCCAGAAGGGGTCCGTGGAGATCTGTCACGTGCTGCTGCAG GCAGGAGCCAACATCAACGCCGTGGATAAGCAGCAGCGCACCCCGCTGATGGAGGCCGTGGTGAACAACCACCTGGAGGTGGCTCGCTACATGGTGCAGCTGGGCGGCTGTGTGTACAGCAAG GAAGAGGATGGCTCCACCTGTCTCCATCATGCGGCCAAAATTGGGAACTTGGAAATGGTCAGCCTGCTACTGAGCACGGGGCAGGTGGACGTCAATGCCCAG GACAGTGGGGGCTGGACACCCATCATCTGGGCGGCCGAGCACAAGCACATCGACGTGATCCGTATGCTGCTGACCCGGGGCGCCGACGTCACCCTTACCGACAAC GAGGAAAACATCTGCCTGCACTGGGCCTCCTTCACGGGTAGTGCCGCTATCGCCGAGGTCCTCCTGAATGCCCAGTGCGACCTTCATGCTGTCAACTACCATGGGGACACGCCCCTGCACATAGCCGCCAGGGAGAGCTACCATGACTGCGTTCT GTTGTTCCTGTCCCGTGGAGCCAACCCTGAGCTTCGGAACAAAGAAGGGGACACGGCGTGGGATCTGACCCCAGAGCGCTCCGATGTGTGGTTTGCACTGCAGCTCAATCGCAAGCTTAGGCTCGGGGTAGGGAACCGGGCTGTCCGCACCGAGAAGATCATCTGCCG GGATGTAGCCCGAGGCTATGAGAATGTGCCCATTCCCTGTGTCAATGGCGTGGATGGGGAGCCATGCCCAGAGGACTATAAGTACATCTCCGAGAACTGTGAGACGTCCACCATGAACATCGACCGAAACATCACCCACCTGCAG CACTGCACGTGTGTTGACGACTGCTCCAGCTCCAACTGCCTGTGTGGCCAGCTCAGCATCCGATGCTGGTATGACAAG GACGGGCGGCTGCTCCAGGAGTTTAACAAGATCGAGCCCCCCCTGATCTTTGAGTGTAACCAGGCATGCTCCTGCTGGAGAAGCTGCAAGAACCGCGTGGTGCAGAGCGGCATCAA gGTGCGGCTGCAGCTCTACCGGACGGCCAAGATGGGCTGGGGGGTCCGTGCCTTGCAGACCATTCCCCAGGGCACGTTCATCTGCGA GTACGTCGGGGAGCTGATCTCCGACGCCGAGGCAGACGTGAGAGAGGATGATTCTTACCTCTTCGACTTAGACAACAAG GATGGTGAGGTCTACTGCATTGATGCCCGTTACTATGGAAACATCAGCCGCTTCATTAACCACCTGTGCGACCCCAACATCATCCCCGTTCGGGTCTTCATGCTGCATCAAGACCTACGGTTCCCTCGCATTGCCTTCTTCAGCTCCAGGGACATCCGGACCGGGGAGGAGCTGGG GTTTGACTATGGCGACCGGTTCTGGGATATCAAGAGCAAGTATTTCACCTGCCAGTGTGGCTCTGAGAAGTGCAAGCATTCAGCCGAGGCCATCGCCCTGGAGCAGAGCCGCCTGGCCCGTCTGGACCCCCACCCGGAGCTGCTCCCTGACCTCAGCTCCCTGCCCCCCATCAACACCTGA